The nucleotide sequence ACCATCGTCAACGACCAGCGCATGGAATGGAGCGAGGGCGACTTCTTCACCGTGCCGCTGTGGTCGTGGCACGCGCACGAGAACGGCAACAAGGACGAAGCCATCCTGTTCTCGGTCAACGACCGTCCGGTGAAGGAGGCCTTCGGGCTCTACCGGGAAGAGCGCGCGTAGAGGCAAGTACCGGAACCCAAGGAAGGAGCATTCCCATGAGCAAGGCCGCCACCATCGACACGGCAAACGGGTCGGAACGGAACCTCAACGAAGCCTCCGGCTTCGCCCCCATCAGCCCCTACGAGATCTACCAGCAGTGGGAAGGGGTCCCGGTATACAAGGGGTTCATCATCGACGACCTGCTGGAGCTGGAGTTGGGCGAGTGGGCACGTACCGGCGGCAAGGGCGCGTTCGTCAATCTCGACGGCGCCGGCGGCACCTGCGACACGGTGATCCAGGAGATCGCGCCGGGCAAGGAGCTGCGGCCGCAGCGCCACTTGTTCGAGGAAGCGGTGTTCATCCTGTCCGGCCAAGGGGCCACCACGCTGTGGAACGAGGGCGGCCGCAAGCACACCCTGGAGTGGCAGAAGGGCAGCCTCTTCTCCGTCCCGCTCAACACGTGGTTCCAGCACTTCAACGCCCAGGGAAAGGAACCGGTGCGGATGATCTCGCTCACCGACGCCACCATGGTCATCAACCGCTACCGGAACCTGGACTACATCTTCAACAACCCGTTCACCTTCGGCGACCGCTACCAGGGCGACGCCAACGAGTGGGGCCAACCCGGGCGCTACCTCGAAGGCGTCAAGAAGGGCCGGGTGTGGGAGTCCAACTTCATCGCCGACCTGTGGCAGTTCCAGCCCAAGGACTACAAGGAGCGCGGCGGCGGCAACCGCACCACCCTGTTCGAGTTCGTCGACAACACCATGAGCGCACACCTCTCGGAATTCCCCGTGGGCAAGTACAAGAAGGCCCACCGGCACGGCGCCGGCGCGCACATCATCATGCTGACCGGCTCCGGCTACTCCTTCCTGTGGGAGGAAGGCGCCCCGCGGAAACGCGTGGAATGGGGCCGCATGAGCATGTTCGTGCCGCCCATCCAGTGGTGGCACCAGCACTTCAACAACGGCGCCGAGCCCGCGCGCTACCTGGCGCTCAAGCCCTGGGGCTTCAAGTACAAGGTGGAGGAACTGAAGGACACCGGCGAGGACGTCAAGAAGGGCGGCGCCCAGATCGAGTACGAGGACCAGGACCCGGCCATCCACCAGGTCTTCATCGAAGAATGCCGCAAAAGCGGCGCCCAGGTGGACATGGCGCAGTTCGGCTTCTGACGCAGGGTTGACTCAGGCAAAAGCCATAGAAACACGTCATTCCCGCGCGACCGACGTGCCAGGGCTCCACTTGGACGGGAAATGGCACCGACGCCCCGTACCGTCATTCCCGCGGACGCGGGAATCCAGGGGTGGCGGGGTTCCGAGGCCGTCTCACTACGCCGGCGTCAGCTCCGGCTCCATGGGATAGGTAGAAAGGATCTCGGCGCCGTCCGCCGTGACTCGCAGCAGGTGCTCCAGCTTCACCGGGTGGTGGTTGATCTCGAAGGCGATGATCATGTTCTCTTCCAGGGACAGGTTGTACTCCGGCGGATCGAACCCGCGCAGCCAGGGCGCCTCGTAGATGCACATGCCCACACCGTGAAAGCCGTCCAGGCCGGGGAGCCGCGAAGTGGAGTCCCGGCCGAAGCGCGCGAACAGCTCCGTGCACGGACCGGGCCGAACGTAAGCCAGTGCCTCCTGGAGCGTCGCGTACGCTTCCGCGTAGCGGTCCTTGTCCGCCTGGGACGGAGTGCCGTGGCAGAAGGTCCGGGCGAAGTCGCTGTAGTAGCCGCCGGGTCCGGACACGGTGGCGTCGCAGATGACCAGATCGCCCTCGGTCATCACCAGGTCCATGCCCATGGGCTCGCGATGCGGCCGGATGGCCATTTGTGAGGAATCGAAGATCGAGATGAACTCGCTGCCCGCCTCGAAGCCCTGCTCCAGCAGGTATTCGAGCATCATGCGGCTGAGCCGCTCTTCCACCACCGGGGGCTTGCGCACGGCCTCCCGCACCAGGTCGTAGCCGCCCTCTTTCGCGCGGCTGGTCCAGCGAATCAGCTCCACCTCGTCCGGCGTCTTGACCACGCGCGCCTCGCCCAGGGCCGGCAGGCCGTCCACCACCGTGAAGCCGCTCTCCCGCAAGAGGTCCACCGCGCCGAGACACAAGGCGTCGACACCCACCCGTTCTCCGGAAACGCCCATCTGCTTCAACCCGTCCACCGCCAGGTTCACGAAGTCCTGTGTGGCCACCGGCGGCCGCATGCCGAACATGTAGGCGCCGAAGCCCTGGATCGAGCCTCCCTTCTTGAGGCCGGCGGCACGCTCGCTGCCGAAGAGTCGTTCGTATGTCACGGGCTCGCCGTCGGCGGGCACGAGCACGAAGCGCTGCACGCCGGTGGCGCGCAGGTTGAGCCACAGCACGGTGTTGGTGGCGTAGCGGATATTGAGCGGGTCGGTGAGCAGCATCGCGCTCAGGTCGCGCGCGCGCATGATGCCCTGGAGACGGGTCAGGCGGTCGGTGCGCAGGCGATCGACGTCGACGCCGAAGGGTGAGAGGTCCACGTGAAACACGACGCCCCCTATCCCGGAACGGCCGCCAACGCGTCCATCACACCGATCATGCTGTCTCGCGTCACGAGCTTCTCAAGCTCCTCGACGCTCAGGTTCTCGGTGTCCGCCGGGCGCGCCGGGATCACCAGATAACGCATGTCCGCGGTGCTGTCGTGCACCCGGACCTCGACGTCGTCGGACACTTCCAGGCCGAACTCACGCATGACCCCTCTCGGGTCGTTCACCGCGCGCTTGCGGTAGTTGAAGCTCTTGTACCAGTCGGGCGGCCGTCCCAGGATCGGACGCGGGTAGCACGAACACAGCGTGCATACCACCATGTGGCGCACCGTGTCCGTGTTCTCCAGGACCACGAACTCGTTGAGCGTGCTCGCGTCGATGCCCATCTCGGCGCACACCTTCTTGGGATCCGCCACGAAGCGCGCCTTGAACTCGGGATCGGTCCAGGCGAGCGCCACCAGCCGGGCGCCGTTGGCCGGCGTCTTGGACTCGGTGAACTCCGCATGCTGGCGGATGTCCTCCTCGGTGACGACACCCTTGTCGATAAGGATGTCGCGCATGGCGTAGGCGCGCTTGGCCCAGTGGCTCAGCTCATGCCGCGGCCCCGCCTCGTGCTCCTCTCCCGGTTCGTGTTCGTGTGCCATCCCTTTTCCCTCTCTCTGCTCAGGCGCCCGCCTCGGCGGCGGGCTCGAGCCAGTGCTCGAAGATATCCACGAAGATCTTGTCCTTGCTGCCCGCGTTGTAACCGTCCCACACGTCCTGTTGGTGAAAGCCCACCAGGTAGAGCCGCACCCGCGGCAACCCGTCACCGCTGTGGCCCAGGGACTCCGGGTTGCGGAACTCGCCGTAGCACCGTTCCACCCAGCCGGTCTTGCCCTTGATGTAGAACGGCGTGCGCACGTGGCCCGGCTGGAAGTGGGACTTCACCCGCACCGCCGCGCCGTCCCGGAAAACCGCTCCACCGCTCATGGCTCACCCCAGCGCTCTTCCAGCTCAGCCACCTTCCGGTCCACCTCTTCCCGGGTCACAAGACCCTTCTCCACCAGGATGGTCTCCAGGCTGGCGATCCAGCGCTCGTAGTAGCTCAGCGACAGATACGCTTCCGAATCCATATCCTCCCGCGCGCGCCGGGTTTCATCGGTGCACTTGATGCCCTTTACCCCGAGCACCTGGTTCAGCGCGTCGGCGAGAACCTCCCAGTCGTCCATCGCGTGTTCAGTGCGGTCGAGGGCCCCCGCGTCGGGGTCCCCGCCCATGTCATGGGTCCTCTTCATGGCGTCCTCCGTGGGATTCAGCAATACGGAAAAGCCTTGGAGGTGTCAAGAACGCTCCCTGGCTCCCCGGATCGTCATTCCCCCGGAAGCGGGAATGACGATTTCGGGGTGGCGGTGCCTCTCTCAGATGGTGTTTCGACACAGCCTGGAAAGCAAGAATGACGATTCGGGGCACGGCGGCGTGTTCGCGCGTTTGATTTTGGTGGCTCCCTGTATACGATTACAGTCCGTATGTCTGATGCCCATTCCATTCTGTTTCCGCGCGTCGCACGCTACCGATCTTCAACGCGGGCCTGCCCGTGAACGACCCCGCGGCAAGGCCCGACCTGACGCTGGTGCTGGGCGGGGCGCGCGCGGGCAAGAGCGCGTTCGCCGAGGGACTTGCGAGGGCGTGGGATC is from Deltaproteobacteria bacterium and encodes:
- a CDS encoding cupin domain-containing protein, translating into MSKAATIDTANGSERNLNEASGFAPISPYEIYQQWEGVPVYKGFIIDDLLELELGEWARTGGKGAFVNLDGAGGTCDTVIQEIAPGKELRPQRHLFEEAVFILSGQGATTLWNEGGRKHTLEWQKGSLFSVPLNTWFQHFNAQGKEPVRMISLTDATMVINRYRNLDYIFNNPFTFGDRYQGDANEWGQPGRYLEGVKKGRVWESNFIADLWQFQPKDYKERGGGNRTTLFEFVDNTMSAHLSEFPVGKYKKAHRHGAGAHIIMLTGSGYSFLWEEGAPRKRVEWGRMSMFVPPIQWWHQHFNNGAEPARYLALKPWGFKYKVEELKDTGEDVKKGGAQIEYEDQDPAIHQVFIEECRKSGAQVDMAQFGF
- a CDS encoding M24 family metallopeptidase, with amino-acid sequence MFHVDLSPFGVDVDRLRTDRLTRLQGIMRARDLSAMLLTDPLNIRYATNTVLWLNLRATGVQRFVLVPADGEPVTYERLFGSERAAGLKKGGSIQGFGAYMFGMRPPVATQDFVNLAVDGLKQMGVSGERVGVDALCLGAVDLLRESGFTVVDGLPALGEARVVKTPDEVELIRWTSRAKEGGYDLVREAVRKPPVVEERLSRMMLEYLLEQGFEAGSEFISIFDSSQMAIRPHREPMGMDLVMTEGDLVICDATVSGPGGYYSDFARTFCHGTPSQADKDRYAEAYATLQEALAYVRPGPCTELFARFGRDSTSRLPGLDGFHGVGMCIYEAPWLRGFDPPEYNLSLEENMIIAFEINHHPVKLEHLLRVTADGAEILSTYPMEPELTPA
- the nthA gene encoding nitrile hydratase subunit alpha; translated protein: MAHEHEPGEEHEAGPRHELSHWAKRAYAMRDILIDKGVVTEEDIRQHAEFTESKTPANGARLVALAWTDPEFKARFVADPKKVCAEMGIDASTLNEFVVLENTDTVRHMVVCTLCSCYPRPILGRPPDWYKSFNYRKRAVNDPRGVMREFGLEVSDDVEVRVHDSTADMRYLVIPARPADTENLSVEELEKLVTRDSMIGVMDALAAVPG
- a CDS encoding nitrile hydratase subunit beta, yielding MSGGAVFRDGAAVRVKSHFQPGHVRTPFYIKGKTGWVERCYGEFRNPESLGHSGDGLPRVRLYLVGFHQQDVWDGYNAGSKDKIFVDIFEHWLEPAAEAGA
- a CDS encoding nitrile hydratase subunit beta, with protein sequence MKRTHDMGGDPDAGALDRTEHAMDDWEVLADALNQVLGVKGIKCTDETRRAREDMDSEAYLSLSYYERWIASLETILVEKGLVTREEVDRKVAELEERWGEP